CGTGCTCCGTGACGTTCTTCTGCCCTGCGTTCTCTGCCGCGTCCATCAACTGTTTCCCCCGTTGCTTCGTGCAGATTCCTGGGTCCGGAATCCGTGATCTCGTTCCTGAATCCGGACCGGATGGAGGCCCGGACATCTCTGACCGACTGGGTGTGCCGGACCGTGCGGGTCCCGCCGTTCACCTGTCAAGCGTGGCCGCTGCGCGGCCCGCTTCACAAGATACGTCCTACTGTACCGAATAACTCAGCCTACAGCATGTCGCAGGGCCGTTGTGGCCTGTCATCCGCCCGGAATGTATGTCATGCGCGAAATCACACTTTATTTTTATGAAGTGGCGGAATATGGCAGTGATGTGAGGGCACGCACACCGTTCCACAGCGCACTCCGAGGGGAACGCCGCATGTTCCGGCTTATAGTGACCTGACTTCACCCGGCCGTGGGACGGCCACGACCGGACGGAACACCAGGGAAGGCCAGCGGAATGCAGGCGTGCGAAGGAGCGTGGGCGGCTGTTCGGGACGGTGGGAGTACGGGACATTCTGGACGTGCTGCTGGTGGCGGCCCTGATCTACCAGGGGTACCTGCTCGTCAACGGGACGCGCGCCGTGAACGTCGTGCGTGGCGTGGTGATCTTCGCCGCCATCTGGCTCCTCAGTTCCCTGGCGGGCCTCGCCGCCCTCAGCTACCTGCTCGGCCGGGCCGGAACGGTCGGCCTGTTCGCGCTCGTGGTGGTGTTCCAGCCGGAACTGCGCGCCGCGCTCGAACGCCTGGGCCGCCCGCGCACGCGCGGCACCGGGCGCGGCAGCGCGGCCCTGCTGGACCTGTCGCGCGCCGCCGAACGCATGGCGGAACGCAAGACCGGCGCCCTCATCGCCATCGAGCGCCTCACGCCGCTCGGCGAGTACGCCCTGAGCGGCGTCACGCTCGACGCGCAGATCAGCGCGCCCTTCCTGGAGGCGCTGTTCGCGCGCAACGCGCCACTCCACGACGGCGGCGTGATCGTGCAGGGCGACCGCGTGGTGGCCGCCGCGTGCCTGTTTCCGCTGCAGGCGAGCGACGGCACGTACCGCCGCTACGGCACCCGGCACCGCGCCGCGCTCGGCCTGTCGGAACTGACGGACGCCGTGGTGCTCGTGGTGAGCGAGGAGCGCGGCAGCATCCGCATCGCGCTGCAGGGACGGCTCGGGCCGGAACTGACGGTCGGGGAACTCCGGGACCGCCTGCGCGAACTGGTGTATGAGGAGACGCTGTGACCCCCACGACCCGGCCCGCCGGAACGCACGGAGGCGCGCCGTGAGCTGGCAGGGCACCGTGCGCCGCTGGACGCGCCCACACTACCTGTGGCGGCGCGCGACGCACAACCTCCTCCCGAAACTCGCGGCGCTGCTCGTCGCGCTGCTCGTGTGGCTCGTCGCGACCGCCGACCGCCGCGCGAACATCGAGGTGGGCTTCGACGTGCCGCTGGAAGTGCGCGACACCACGGGCGGCAGCAGCAAACGCGCCGTCAGCGACCTGCCCGCCACGGTCCGCGTCACGCTGAGCGGCCAGCGCTCCCGGCTGCAGGGCCTGCAGGCCAGCAAGATCGAGGCGACCGTGGACACCACCGGCGCGCAGGAAGGCAGCTTCAACCTGCCGGTCGAGGTGCGCGCCCCGGACGGTACGAAGTCCCTGCGTGTGCTGCCCGCGCGCGTGCAGGGCTTCGTGGACAGCCAGCTGACCCGCCGGATCGCCGTGACGCTCAGCGTGCCCGCCCCGCCCGCCGGGACCCTGCCGCGCTACGCGCTCAGCCCGCGCGTGACGCTGGTCAGCGGCCCGAACCGCCTCGTGAAGACGGTGGAGCGCGTCATCAGCGAACCGCTCGCGCTGGACCCCTCCGAGGAGGGCAGCGGCAGCCTCGTCGCCCTGAACGCGCAGGGCGAACCGGTGACCGGCATCACGCTCAGCCCACAGACCGTCACGGTACGCCGCACGGACCTCGGCACGCTGCCCGTCCGGACGATCGGTGTGGTGCTGTCCCCCGCGCCCGCCACCCTCACGGTGGAGAGCCGCGTGACGCCGTCCACCGTGCGCGTGGTCGGCCCGCCCGCCCTGCTCGCGCAGCTGAGCAGCGTGACCGTGCCCGTCACGTACCGGCCCGGTAAGGCCCGCCTCACGCCGACCCTGAAACTCCCGGCGGGCGTGCAGGCGCTCGACAGCGTGGTGGTGGACCTGACCGTCCGCACGAAACAGGCCCCCTGATGCGGCCGGCGCACGCGGCTAATTTACCGGTTTGTCCCGGACTGTGAAGTGGGCCGGGCGCGTGCTGCGGCGTCTCAAGGAAAGGTTACATCTGCTGCACTGCTCTCATGAACGCGCGGGTACAGTGAGGGCGTGAAGAAGGAGCTGAAAGAATTTTTCGACCGGTTGCGCGAGGCCCTGCGCGGGCAGCGTCCACTGCAGCCCGTGCCGATCCCGGTGCGTGTCCGGGACCGCTGAAGTCCCGCATCCTGACCCGCGACCGCTGTCCCTGACCCCCCGCCCCACCTGAAGATCTTCGCTGCCTGACCTCCAGGGCGACCCGGCACTCCCGGGTCGCCCTGTGCTGAGGAGGGCCGGAGTGGAGGAGCGGGCGGGCGCGCGGGTTCATGCACGCCTCTGCGCGCTCATGTGTTTCCCACCGGGTGACAGGGTGGAGACTGCTCCAGACCGGCACGGTCTGTACCGCCACCCCACCGCAAACGCCGCCCACCGTTCATGAAATTCACCCCACCTTCCCGCAGATTCGCGTCAGGACGGCCTGCGTATACTGGCCCGGTGCAGTTTCCCACCCCCCACCGCCACCGCCGCACCCTGAACCTCGGGCACCGATGGTCGGCCCACCTCCACGCCGCGACGCGACTGGCCCGCCCCCTCCTCCACCCCTGGCGGGCCATGTTCCTGCTCGCCGCCACTGCCCTGACCGCAGCTCCCGCGCACGCCTACAGCAGCGTGCAGCTCCAGGCCGTCATCGACCAGGGCGCCGCGTACCGCAACGGCGACGCGCTCACCCTGCAGAACCCGCCCCGCATCATCCGTGGCCGCACCATGCTCCCGCTGCGCGAGGTGGCCGCCGTGCTCGGCCAGACAGTCCTCGGGGACACCGCGCAGCTCACGCTCGGCCGCCTGAGCCTCGACCCGCGCAAGATGCAGGCGTACCTTGACGGCACCCCCCAGCCCGCCGAGACGGTCGGACAGGTCGGCAACGTCGTGTACGTCAGCGCCCGCCTCCTCGCGGACGCCCTGAACGCCAACCTCAGCTTCTCCGACGACGGCCGCACCCTCACCCTCACCGCCCTCCCGCCCGGCGGGAACCCGCTCGCCCCGCAGGCGCGCTTCAGCACCGACAAGAGCACCTACGCGCCCGGCGAACGCGTCGTGTACACCGAGTACGCCTTCGACCCGGACGGCGCCGACCTCACCAGCCGCAAATGGACGGGCCGTCAGGACGTGTACTTCCAGCCGGGCACGTACACCGTCACGCTGCAGGTCACGAACGCGCGCGGCCTGAGCAGCCAGCCGTACACCCGCACCATCACCGTCACGGGCGCCCCCATCGACACGCCCCTCAGCTACGCCCTCAAGTACGCCACGCCCGGCGACACCTTCGCCGACACCCGCGTCCTCACGTACCCCGCCCTGAACGGCCAGAGCGTCCAGGGCCCCGCCATGCCGCTCCTCTTCAGCGACAGCCCCGAAGCGCCCACCACCAGCGGCGTGCTGTACCAGGACTCCCTGAGCGGCCAGGCGCGGCTCCTCGCGTACCATGTCAACGCACTGACCGTCCCCGCGCGCCTGTACGTCGTCGCCCGCAACCTCGAGAGCCGCCCCGTGGAGGTCCGCACCGACCGCCTCGGCGAGACGGCCCCCACCCGCATCGAGGGCCTGCTCGGACAGGTCACGCTCCTCGACTACTTCGCGTCCAGCGACAGCCAGAGCGTCACCCTGCAGCCCGGCCAGAGCGTCGCCGTGTACGCCAGCCCCACCCTCGGCAGCGGCAGCGGCGTGAACATGATGCAGGACATCAACGCCTCCGGCCGCGTGGAACTCACGTACCTGATGCTCGAAGAGAACCTCCCGCCGACCGCGCAGGTCATCCAGCAGCTCCCCTTCCTCGCGCCGGACGGCAAGCACCAGCGCGGTACCTTCGCAGGCGCCGTCCGCACCATCCGCGTGAACCTCACGCAGTTCCCCGCCCGCCTCGTCATCGGGGACGGCATGGTCGACCCGGCCCTCACCGGCACCGACGCCCTGACCGGCCAGCCGCAGCGCCTCACCGGCAACTACGGCGTGCTGTACGACATTCAGGTGGTCGGCGCGGCCGGGACCGCCGTGGCCCTCAGCCCGCGCGGCGGCCTGTACCGCGGCGCCATGAACATCCAGGACGGCCCCGTCACGCAGGCCATCAAGCTCCCCAAGGTCGGCTCGACCGGCACGCCCGACAGCCCCACCCTGCTGTGGCGACCCGCGTCGAACGTCTTCAACATCGACTTCGTGCCCGCCAGCGGCAGCAACCTGCCCATCAGTCTCGTGTTCTACAAGTCGAGCAGCCCCAGCGTGTTCGGCGGCGTCGTCAAGCACTACACGCCCTGACCCGCCCGCCCCAATGCCTCAGACGGTTTTGAGCTGAACTTGTAGAGTTCAGCCGAGCGAAGCGAGTACCAAAAAGTACGGTTTGGAGGAGATGGAAGGGATGTCGGTGTTGTTTCCGGCATCCCTGGAATCGGATCAAAACCGTATCAGACGGAACTCGCCGCCCGGACCCACCAGTCCGGGCGGTCCTGCTGCAGGGCCGACGCGGCCTCCTCCGCCTGTGCGCGCGACGCGGCCAGCGCGAAGCACGTGCTGCCGGACCCGCTCATCAGCGCCGAGTGCAGGCCCGCGCCCGCCAGGGCCGAGAGTGCCTCCGCGATCTCCGGATGACGGGCCGTCACGCCCGGCTGCAGCG
This genomic window from Deinococcus aquiradiocola contains:
- the cdaA gene encoding diadenylate cyclase CdaA, which encodes MGVRDILDVLLVAALIYQGYLLVNGTRAVNVVRGVVIFAAIWLLSSLAGLAALSYLLGRAGTVGLFALVVVFQPELRAALERLGRPRTRGTGRGSAALLDLSRAAERMAERKTGALIAIERLTPLGEYALSGVTLDAQISAPFLEALFARNAPLHDGGVIVQGDRVVAAACLFPLQASDGTYRRYGTRHRAALGLSELTDAVVLVVSEERGSIRIALQGRLGPELTVGELRDRLRELVYEETL
- a CDS encoding CdaR family protein, which gives rise to MSWQGTVRRWTRPHYLWRRATHNLLPKLAALLVALLVWLVATADRRANIEVGFDVPLEVRDTTGGSSKRAVSDLPATVRVTLSGQRSRLQGLQASKIEATVDTTGAQEGSFNLPVEVRAPDGTKSLRVLPARVQGFVDSQLTRRIAVTLSVPAPPAGTLPRYALSPRVTLVSGPNRLVKTVERVISEPLALDPSEEGSGSLVALNAQGEPVTGITLSPQTVTVRRTDLGTLPVRTIGVVLSPAPATLTVESRVTPSTVRVVGPPALLAQLSSVTVPVTYRPGKARLTPTLKLPAGVQALDSVVVDLTVRTKQAP
- a CDS encoding stalk domain-containing protein produces the protein MFLLAATALTAAPAHAYSSVQLQAVIDQGAAYRNGDALTLQNPPRIIRGRTMLPLREVAAVLGQTVLGDTAQLTLGRLSLDPRKMQAYLDGTPQPAETVGQVGNVVYVSARLLADALNANLSFSDDGRTLTLTALPPGGNPLAPQARFSTDKSTYAPGERVVYTEYAFDPDGADLTSRKWTGRQDVYFQPGTYTVTLQVTNARGLSSQPYTRTITVTGAPIDTPLSYALKYATPGDTFADTRVLTYPALNGQSVQGPAMPLLFSDSPEAPTTSGVLYQDSLSGQARLLAYHVNALTVPARLYVVARNLESRPVEVRTDRLGETAPTRIEGLLGQVTLLDYFASSDSQSVTLQPGQSVAVYASPTLGSGSGVNMMQDINASGRVELTYLMLEENLPPTAQVIQQLPFLAPDGKHQRGTFAGAVRTIRVNLTQFPARLVIGDGMVDPALTGTDALTGQPQRLTGNYGVLYDIQVVGAAGTAVALSPRGGLYRGAMNIQDGPVTQAIKLPKVGSTGTPDSPTLLWRPASNVFNIDFVPASGSNLPISLVFYKSSSPSVFGGVVKHYTP